One window of the Solanum stenotomum isolate F172 chromosome 11, ASM1918654v1, whole genome shotgun sequence genome contains the following:
- the LOC125843564 gene encoding uncharacterized protein LOC125843564, which produces MTTPKQMEQQQQQQQQIVKMKNSGMISYNGSPMIDDRDEEMARSALSAFRAKEEEIERKRKEVSDKVHAQLGRVEEETKRLAEIREKLETFVDPAGKEVTIVRKKIDLVNRELKGMGQNCQRKEKEYKETLDAFNAKSKEKAQLVTKLMELVSESEKLRMKKLEELSKHIEALH; this is translated from the exons atgacaacTCCTAAGCAAATggagcaacaacaacaacaacaacaacaaattgtAAAGATGAAGAACTCAGGGATGATAAGTTACAATGGTAGCCCGATGATCGATGATCGAGACGAGGAGATGGCACGATCAGCATTATCTGCTTTTCGCGCTAAGGAGGAGGAAATCGAGAGGAAGAGAAAAGAAGTTTCCGATAAGGTTCATGCTCAATTAGGCCGCGTTGAGGAAGAAACTAAGCGTTTAGCTGAAATTCGCGAG AAGCTCGAAACATTTGTTGATCCAGCTGGAAAAGAAGTAACAATTGTGAGGAAGAAGATTGACTTAGTCAATCGTGAATTAAAGGGAATGGGACAAAATTGCCAAAGAAAG gAAAAGGAATACAAGGAAACACTTGATGCATTCAATGCAAAAAGCAAGGAAAAAGCTCAGCTTGTTACCAAATTAATGGAG ttGGTAAGTGAAAGTGAAAAATTGAGGATGAAGAAATTGGAGGAGCTGAGCAAGCATATAGAAGCCTTGCACTAA
- the LOC125843553 gene encoding tRNA dimethylallyltransferase 2 isoform X1, whose amino-acid sequence MEIVEKLQNPNNGDEIKLNPTSNSKPKVVVIMGATGSGKSKLAIDLASHFPIEIINADSMQVYQGLDVLTNKVTPQEQKGVPHHLLGTISPCVEFTAKDFRDSTISMINEVWSRNRLPVIVGGTNYYIQALVSPFLLDDSVEDAETNCLSDSQEDEQPDLEVELMSEDYDCAYNRLKDIDPVAANRIHPNNGRKINQYLNLYARFGVIPSKLLQEKTVENWGQVDNSRYDFCFLCVNASLTTLDPFVDRRVDHMVDAGLLKEVLDIYTMNADYTKGLRQAIGVREFEPFLRCYIMEHQKPCSESYGQTLNDQILKQNIQHIVDSPDDNEWKALLTEAIQQVKLNTRRLVRRQRRRLNRLQMLYGWNIHYVDATKSIISGADDIWAVEVVKPSVGIIKSFLTGESSTEIGSNASEETKMIQKDLWTQHVCEACGNKVLRGTHEWEQHRQGRGHRKRISRLKKSGSLCL is encoded by the exons ATGGAAATTGTTGAAAAACTgcaaaaccctaacaatggAGATGAAATTAAGCTCAACCCCACATCAAATTCAAAGCCAAAAGTAGTAGTAATAATGGGAGCAACAGGTTCTGGAAAATCAAAACTTGCTATTGATCTGGCTTCTCACTTTCCTATTGAAATCATTAACGCTGATTCTATGCAG GTTTATCAAGGATTGGATGTTCTTACCAACAAAGTTACTCCCCAAGAGCAAAAAG GAGTGCCTCATCATCTTCTTGGTACTATCAGCCCCTGTGTTGAATTTACTGCCAAGGATTTTCGTGACTCAACTATCTCC aTGATAAATGAGGTATGGTCCCGCAATAGGCTGCCAGTTATAGTTGGAGGAACAAATTATTATATTCAG GCTCTTGTGAGTCCATTCCTTCTTGATGATTCTGTTGAAGACGCAGAGACTAATTGCTTAAGTGACTCTCAAG AAGATGAGCAACCTGatcttgaagttgaacttaTGAGCGAGGATTATGATTGTGCTTACAACCGTCTTAAAGATATTGATCCAGTTGCGGCCAACAGAATTCATCCAAATAATGGCAGAAAG ATCAACCAATACCTGAATTTGTATGCACGATTTGGTGTTATTCCAAGCAAACTTCTTCAAGAGAAGACTGTAGAG AACTGGGGTCAAGTTGATAATTCAAGATATGATTTTTGCTTCTTATGCGTGAATGCATCTCTCACCACTTTGGATCCATTCGTTGATAGAAGAGTTGATCACATGGTTGATGCTGGTCTACTGAAGGAAGTTCTTGACATCTACACTATGAATGCAGACTATACAAAAGGCTTGAGGCAGGCCATAGGTGTTAGGGAATTCGAGCCATTTCTTAGGTGTTACATAATGGAACATCAAAAACCTTGTAGTGAATCTTACGGTCAGACATTAAATGATCAGATATTGAAGCAAAATATACAGCACATTGTGGATTCCCCCGATGATAATGAATGGAAGGCTCTTCTAACTGAAGCAATTCAACAAGTCAAATTGAACACACGGAGACTAGTTCGACGTCAA AGGAGAAGACTCAATCGTCTGCAGATGCTATATGGATGGAATATACATTATGTTGATGCCACGAAGTCCATAATAA GTGGCGCTGATGATATATGGGCAGTAGAAGTGGTGAAACCCTCTGTAGGAATAATCAAATCCTTTCTCACTGGGGAATCCAGTACAGAAATTGGCAGCAATGCTTCTGAAGAAACGAAGATGATTCAAAAGGATCTCTGGACTCAGCATGTTTGCGAG GCATGCGGGAATAAGGTCCTTAGAGGCACGCACGAGTGGGAACAGCATCGACAGGGTCGTGGCCATAGAAAACGAATTTCTCGGCTTAAGAAGTCTGGAAGCTTGTGTTTGTGA
- the LOC125843553 gene encoding tRNA dimethylallyltransferase 2 isoform X2, whose amino-acid sequence MFLPTKLLPKSKKMINEVWSRNRLPVIVGGTNYYIQALVSPFLLDDSVEDAETNCLSDSQEDEQPDLEVELMSEDYDCAYNRLKDIDPVAANRIHPNNGRKINQYLNLYARFGVIPSKLLQEKTVENWGQVDNSRYDFCFLCVNASLTTLDPFVDRRVDHMVDAGLLKEVLDIYTMNADYTKGLRQAIGVREFEPFLRCYIMEHQKPCSESYGQTLNDQILKQNIQHIVDSPDDNEWKALLTEAIQQVKLNTRRLVRRQRRRLNRLQMLYGWNIHYVDATKSIISGADDIWAVEVVKPSVGIIKSFLTGESSTEIGSNASEETKMIQKDLWTQHVCEACGNKVLRGTHEWEQHRQGRGHRKRISRLKKSGSLCL is encoded by the exons ATGTTCTTACCAACAAAGTTACTCCCCAAGAGCAAAAAG aTGATAAATGAGGTATGGTCCCGCAATAGGCTGCCAGTTATAGTTGGAGGAACAAATTATTATATTCAG GCTCTTGTGAGTCCATTCCTTCTTGATGATTCTGTTGAAGACGCAGAGACTAATTGCTTAAGTGACTCTCAAG AAGATGAGCAACCTGatcttgaagttgaacttaTGAGCGAGGATTATGATTGTGCTTACAACCGTCTTAAAGATATTGATCCAGTTGCGGCCAACAGAATTCATCCAAATAATGGCAGAAAG ATCAACCAATACCTGAATTTGTATGCACGATTTGGTGTTATTCCAAGCAAACTTCTTCAAGAGAAGACTGTAGAG AACTGGGGTCAAGTTGATAATTCAAGATATGATTTTTGCTTCTTATGCGTGAATGCATCTCTCACCACTTTGGATCCATTCGTTGATAGAAGAGTTGATCACATGGTTGATGCTGGTCTACTGAAGGAAGTTCTTGACATCTACACTATGAATGCAGACTATACAAAAGGCTTGAGGCAGGCCATAGGTGTTAGGGAATTCGAGCCATTTCTTAGGTGTTACATAATGGAACATCAAAAACCTTGTAGTGAATCTTACGGTCAGACATTAAATGATCAGATATTGAAGCAAAATATACAGCACATTGTGGATTCCCCCGATGATAATGAATGGAAGGCTCTTCTAACTGAAGCAATTCAACAAGTCAAATTGAACACACGGAGACTAGTTCGACGTCAA AGGAGAAGACTCAATCGTCTGCAGATGCTATATGGATGGAATATACATTATGTTGATGCCACGAAGTCCATAATAA GTGGCGCTGATGATATATGGGCAGTAGAAGTGGTGAAACCCTCTGTAGGAATAATCAAATCCTTTCTCACTGGGGAATCCAGTACAGAAATTGGCAGCAATGCTTCTGAAGAAACGAAGATGATTCAAAAGGATCTCTGGACTCAGCATGTTTGCGAG GCATGCGGGAATAAGGTCCTTAGAGGCACGCACGAGTGGGAACAGCATCGACAGGGTCGTGGCCATAGAAAACGAATTTCTCGGCTTAAGAAGTCTGGAAGCTTGTGTTTGTGA
- the LOC125843567 gene encoding stress-response A/B barrel domain-containing protein At5g22580-like, protein MANEFKHLVLVKFKGDVVVEDILKGLEKLVQEMDIVKSFVWGKDVESHEMLTQGFTHAIIMTFNSKEDYQTFVSHPNHAGFSTTFATVIDKAVLLDFPAISVKAT, encoded by the exons ATGGCTAATGAATTCAAGCATTTGGTTTTGGTTAAGTTCAAAGGAGATGTGGTGGTGGAGGATATTCTAAAAGGGTTGGAAAAACTTGTCCAAGAAATGGATATTGTCAAGTCATTTGTTTG GGGAAAAGATGTTGAAAGTCATGAGATGCTTACACAAGGTTTCACTCATGCTATTATAATGACATTCAATAGCAAAGAAGACTATCAAACTTTTGTTAGTCACCCAAATCATGCTGGATTTTCAACCACTTTTGCCACTGTGATTGACAAGGCTGTGCTACTTGATTTCCCTGCTATTTCAGTCAAAGCTACTTAA